TCCCTGAAAAAAATCATCCCCCATAAAACAAAACACATACCGAATACAGACAAAGGAGGGTATCTTCACCCATGCGCCTCAACGACTTCCAGATCTCCCCGAACTTCAACCTTAGGGAATTCCAATGTCCCTGCTGTCACGCCGTCATTGTCCACCGCAAACTCGTCTCCCTGCTGCAGAGGCTGCGCGAGAGGCAGGGCGGCCCGCTCGTTGTCACCAGCGGTTACCGCTGCGCGCCGCACAACGCCGCCGTAGGCGGTGTTGCGAACAGCCTGCACCGCCGGGGCCTCGCCGCCGACGTCGCCGTCGCTCCGGCCGCACAGCGTACCTTCTGCGAAATGGCGAAAGAGGCCGGCTTTGCCAAAGCTCTCGCCTACCCGGAGCGCTCCTTCGTCCACCTGGAGGTCCTTCAATGAACGGCGAGGCGCAGGTGCGGGAGATAGTGGACAGCTACACGCCGCTGGTCAGGGCCACGGCCCGCCGTTACGAGGGGCGCGGCGCCGACTATGAAGACCTCGTGCAGGAGGGATACCTCGCGCTGCTCATCCTCATCCCCAAATGCCCCGACATGAAATGGCTCGCCCATTTTCTCAAAAACAACCTGCCCGGCCTCGTCCGCGACGCCGCGGCGCGTATGCGCAGAGGGCGCGCGCAGGGGGACGAGGTGCTGCTGGAAGAGATCGAGGAGACGGTGGGCGCGGAAGAGGAAGGATACCGCGAGGCCGAACTGCGCGCAATACTCTTCCGCGTCCTGACGCCGGAGGAGCTGGACCTCACCCAGGCGCTGCTGGAGGGCTTCAAGCAGCGGGAGATCGCGGAAAACCTCGGCGTCAGCCAGCAGGCCGTCGCGGCGCGGCTGCGAAAGATAAAGGATAAACTTAAAGGCATCATAGCGTCAATGTAGGAAAAAAAACACGCCCCGTCCCAGTCGCTCCGGGCTCGCCCCGGAGCCTGGCGGCTTCAGGTTTGCTGTTTTGTCATTCCGGCTCGGAGGCTGGAGCGACGGAAGGGCGGAGCGGTAAATCGGCGCGGCGTTTGCATGAATGTGACGTTTCTTTCGGGTAATAGGTGATCAGAGGCCGGGGAAATCCGGCCTCTGATTTGCGGAGGAGAAGATTCCCCGCCGCGGGGGCGGCGGGAAACTATGAGATTGCCGTTTGCTGACGCGCGTTTGCCCGCCGTTTGCCGGGAAACGCGCCGTTCGTTTCTCTTTTATAAGACGGCCTCCGGCTGACGAGGCCGGAGACCGCTGTTGGAGAGATGACTCTATCCGAAAAGATGAGATACTGCGCATATCCCATCAAGATAGCCTGGTTGGGTGGTCGCCGCGCCGGGCGGAGTGTGCGGCTCCGTGCCGGCACGGCGGGGTGTGCTTTTGTGTGTGTGGTTTTTTTGTGTGTCTTATGTTTCGTCCGTTGCCGTAAAAAGCAGTCTCTCCATGGAGCCGATCACCGCCTTGGCAGCTACTGTCGGGGTAATTGCTCCGGCTATCACCTTCCTTTCGATGTCTTCCCTGCATTTCGTGAGTTCCGCGTTCTGCGAGATCCTGTTTTGCAGGTATTCCGCGGTCATCGCGCGGACCCATTCGATGGTCTGTTCTTTACGCCGTTTTGAAAAGATTCCCGAAGCCGTTACGTTTTCCCGGAAATCTTTTATGACGCTCCACATTTCGGGTATACCCTCTCCCGTTATCGAAGAGCAGGTATAGGCCCTCGTCTTCCAGCCTTCGGTGGCGGGACGCAGGTAGTGCAGTATCTGGTCGTAGTCCGCCCGCGCCATCATAGCTTTCATTTTGTTGTCGCCGTCCGCCTTGTTGACGAGGATGCTGTCGGCGAGCTCTATTATTCCCTTTTTTATGCCCTGCAGGTCGTCTCCCGCGCCGGTTATTACGACGACGAGGAAGTAGTCGACCATCGAGCGTACCATTGTCTCACTTTGCCCCACGCCGACGGTCTCGACGAGGACCGCGTCGTATCCGGCAGCTTCGCAGAGCAACATCGTTTCGCGGCTTTTTCTGGTGACGCCGCCCAGCGATCCGCCGGAGGGGGAGGGGCGAATAAAGGCGTTTTTCTCACGCGCGAGGTTTTCCATGCGCGTTTTGTCTCCGAGGATACTGCCCTTTGAGAGCGAGCTGGAGGGGTCCACGGCGAGAACGGCGACTTTGCAGCCCTCGCCGCAGAGGTAGGTGCCGAATGCCTCGATGAAAGTGCTCTTTCCCGCGCCCGGCACGCCCGTTATCCCTATCCGCATCGCTTTGCCGCTGTGCGGCAGTATCTTCTGTATTATCTCCTGACCGAGTTCAAAATGCTTCGGCGCGTTGCTCTCGATGACGGTGATGGCCCGCGAGAGCATGACGCGGTCGCCCGCCAGTATGCCCCGCGCATAGTCGTCCGCCGTCAGTACGGCTTTCGCCTTTGCCGGAGGCGCGGCCCGCGCCTCCGCGTTGCAGTCGCTCGCGAGCGGCACGCCCGGCATTACGGAGCAGGCAAATTCCGCGCCCGCGTTTTCCGGCTGCCAGTCAGGCCGAAAGTTTTTTCGCATAGCCTAGACGTGAGCTGCCGCGAGACGCTTGTTGAGTATGACCAGCATCTCTTTGGCCGCCGCCGGTATCACCGTTCCGGGGCCGAAGATGGCGGCCGCTCCGTGGTCGCGCAGGAACTGGTAGTCCTGCGCGGGGATGACGCCGCCCGCCACGACCATGATGTCTCCGCGCCCGCGTTTTTCAAGTTCCTCAACGAGCTGCGGCAGCAATGTCTTGTGTCCCGCCGCCAGCGAGCTCATGCCTACGATGTGGACGTCGTTGTCGATCGCGTCCTGCGCGGTCTCTTCCGGCGTCTGGAAGAGCGGTCCGATGTCCACGTCGAAGCCCATGTCGGCGTAGGCGGTGGCGACCACCTTCGCGCCGCGGTCATGCCCGTCCTGTCCCATTTTCGCGACCATGATGCGCGGACGGCGGCCTTCGCGTTCTTCAAATTCGTCGGTCATTTTACGGACTTCTTCGATGATCTCTTCTTCGGCGAATTCGCTGCTGTAGATGCCGGAGATCGAGCGGATGACCGCTTTGTGTCTTCCCGCCGCTTTTTCGACGGCGTCGGAGATCTCACCGAGGCTCGCTCTGGCGCGCGCCGCTTCGACGGCGAGCTCGAGCAGGTTGCCCTCGCCGGTCTCTACGGAGTTGGTGATCGCCGTGAGCCATTTTTTCACGTCTTCCTGGTTTCTGTTGGCGCGCAGCTTCGCCAGACGGGCTATCTGCGCGTCGCGGACGGCGCTGTTGTCGACTTCGAGGATGTCGATCGGGTCTTCCTGTTCAAGCTGCAGGGCGTTGACGCCGATGATCTTTTCGCTGCCGGAGTCGATGCGGGCCTGACGGCGCGCGGCCGCCTCTTCTATGCGCATTTTCGGCAGCCCGGTCTCGATGGCCTTCGACATACCGCCGAGGGATTCGACCTCTTGTATATGGGCCCAGGCGCGGCGGATGAGTTCGTCGGTGAGCGCCTCCACGTAGTAGGAGCCGCCCCACGGGTCGATGACTTTGCAGACGCTGGTCTCGTCCTGGATGTAGAGCTGGGTGTTGCGCGCGATGCGGGCCGAGAAGTCGGTCGGCAGCGCGATGGCCTCGTCAAGGGCGTTGGTGTGGAGCGACTGGGTGTGTCCGAGGGCCGCGGCCATCGCCTCGACGCAGGTGCGCGCGACGTTGTTGAAGGGGTCCTGGGCCGTGAGGCTCCAGCCGGAGGTCTGCGAGTGGGTGCGCAGCGCCATCGATTTGGCCTTTTTGGGGCCGAACTGTTTGACGATCTTGGCCCAGAGCATACGGCCGGCGCGCATTTTCGCCACTTCCATGAAGTAGTTTTTGCCGATCGCCCAGAAGAAGGAGAGGCGCGGCGCAAAGTCGTCTACGCCCAGTCCCGCCGCCTGTCCGGTGCGGATGTATTCGAGGCCGTCGGCCAGCGTGTAGCCGAGTTCGATGTCGGCCGTCGCTCCCGCCTCCTGCATGTGGTAGCCGGAGATGCTGATGCTGTTGAATTTCGGCATGTTGTGCGATGTGTAGGCGAAGATGTCGCCGATGATCCTCATCGACGGCGCCGGCGGGTAGATGTAGGTGTTGCGGACCATGAATTCTTTTAAGATGTCGTTCTGGATGGTGCCGGAGAGCACGGATTTGTCGACGCCCTGTTCCTCGGCCGCGACGATGTAGAAGGCGAGGACGGGAAGGACCGCGCCGTTCATCGTCATGGAGACGGACATCTGCCCCAGCGGGATGCCGGAGAAGAGTATTTCCATGTCGAGGATGGAGTCGACGGCGACGCCCGCTTTGCCGACGTCTCCGACGACGCGCGGGTGGTCTGAGTCGTAACCGCGGTGCGTCGCGAGGTCGAAGGCGATCGAGAGCCCCTTCTGCCCCGCCGCGAGGTTGCGGCGGTAGAAGGCGTTGCTTTCTTCGGCGGTGGAGAAGCCCGCGTACTGGCGCACGGTCCAGGGGCGCGTGACGTACATGGTGGGGTACGGCCCGCGCAGGAAGGGCGGCAGCCCCGCGGCGTAGTTCAGATGGCTCATGCCCTCGTAGTCGGCCTTGGTGTATAGCGGGGCGACTTCGATCTGCTCCATCGTGCGGTGCATCAGGCTTTCAAACGGTTTGCCGGTCTCTTTTTCGATCTTTTTCTTCCATTCCTCATAGCTCACGGCCCTTTTGGGTTCCATGTTCAGAGGGATCTTTGTGAAATCGGGGTTTGAAGATGACATTTAGAGTCCCTCCCCTTTGCGAGGATTTTTCTCCGCCGTCCGGCAGCCGGAGGCGTTTATCGCTTTTTCCTGTATCGTCTTGAGTATTTCATAGCAGTTCGCCTTGACGTGGATGAAGTCGTCCACGCCGGCTTCGACGTATGTATCTTTGTATTCCGCGGCAGGCGCTCCCGCGAGCAGCACGCGCATCTCCGGCGCGGCGGCTTTGATGCCGCGCGCCACGGGCGGCACGAGTTCCGGGTAGGTGTCGTCGGCGGAACAGATGACGGCGACTTCCGCGCCAGACTCGACGGCGGCCCGGACTGCCTCTTCCGGCGTGGGGAAGCCGTTGTTTCTCAGCACTTCAAAGTGCGCGACTTCCATGAAGCCGGCGCTGAAGTCGGCCCGCGCCTTGTGCTGCGGGATCGGCCCCATGTTGGCGAGGAATACGCGGATGTTTTTGCCGGTACGTTCGGCGAACTCTTCGGTCGTTTTCCTCAGCGCCTCTATCTGTTCGGTCCAGCGGTGGGTGCCGACGGCCTTCACGCTTTCTTCACCTTCAAAGCCGTCGTTGAGCGCATTTCTCACTTCGCCGACGGTCGCGCCCGCGAGGAAGGCCTCGATGACGGCGTCGACGAATTTCGCGTCGCCCTCGTGGACGTTCTCCATGATCTTATCGAGGCATTCGGCGGCGTGCTGCCTGTCCGTGAGTTCGAGGAACTTGTCCACGGAGGCTTTTCTCGCACGGTAGAGCTTTTCCCCGCCGGGGAACATGTTTTTGAGCGGTTTTTCAAGCGTGTTCGGGTACATGTTGGTGCCGACCGCCCTGTCCCTGCGGAAGGCGAGGTTCTTGAGGCGGTTCTTGAATACTTTTTCTATTTCGCCCTGGACGGCGCCCTTTTTCAGCGCGGAGTACATCCCGCCCTCGCCGTCGACGTCCTGAAGGAGCGCCCAGACGGCCGCGGCGCACTGTGTCGTGAGGCGCTCGACATACCACGAGCCGCCCGCCGGGTCGACGGGCTGGAGCATGTCGAACTCGGTCTGGAGCATTATCTGAATGTTGCGCGCGATGCGTTTCGCGATCTCGCCGCTTGGACGGATGGCGTCGTCGAAGCAGCTGACCTGCATCGAGTCGACACCGCCGACCGCGCCCGAGAATGCCTGGGTCGTCGCCCTCAGTATATTGACATAGGGGTCGTAGACGGTGGAGGTGAAGTGCGAGGTGCGCGCGAAGATGTCTATTTTGCCCCGTCCGTCGGCATCGACGCCGAAGGCTTCGGCGATCTGCGCCCAGACGGTGCGCGCCGCCCTGATGCGGGCGATCTCCATGAAGAAGTTGGTGCCGATGGAAAAGCTGAATTTTATGTGCGGCATGACCGTCTCCGGCTCAAGGCCGCGGTGGCGCATCGCCCTGATGTAGGCGATCGCCGCGCTCATAGCGTAGGCGGTCTCCTGGGTGGCGCTCGCGCCGCCGTTGTGGTAGACGTCGCCGCGCACCAATATCGTCTTGAGCTTGGGGGCGTTTTCCTCCGCCCATTTTATGGCGAGAGCCATCTCATCATAGAATTCGTCGATCGGCAGCGGGAGGTTTCCGCGCTCGGCAAGCTCTCCCAGGGGGTCGGCTCCGACGCAGCCTTTGGCCTCTTTGAGGCTCTCTTTGACGCCGGCGGCCCTGGCCTGAGCCGCGACGAGGGCCAACACGGGA
The window above is part of the Cloacibacillus evryensis DSM 19522 genome. Proteins encoded here:
- a CDS encoding YcbK family protein: MRLNDFQISPNFNLREFQCPCCHAVIVHRKLVSLLQRLRERQGGPLVVTSGYRCAPHNAAVGGVANSLHRRGLAADVAVAPAAQRTFCEMAKEAGFAKALAYPERSFVHLEVLQ
- a CDS encoding sigma-70 family RNA polymerase sigma factor, which codes for MNGEAQVREIVDSYTPLVRATARRYEGRGADYEDLVQEGYLALLILIPKCPDMKWLAHFLKNNLPGLVRDAAARMRRGRAQGDEVLLEEIEETVGAEEEGYREAELRAILFRVLTPEELDLTQALLEGFKQREIAENLGVSQQAVAARLRKIKDKLKGIIASM
- the meaB gene encoding methylmalonyl Co-A mutase-associated GTPase MeaB, coding for MRKNFRPDWQPENAGAEFACSVMPGVPLASDCNAEARAAPPAKAKAVLTADDYARGILAGDRVMLSRAITVIESNAPKHFELGQEIIQKILPHSGKAMRIGITGVPGAGKSTFIEAFGTYLCGEGCKVAVLAVDPSSSLSKGSILGDKTRMENLAREKNAFIRPSPSGGSLGGVTRKSRETMLLCEAAGYDAVLVETVGVGQSETMVRSMVDYFLVVVITGAGDDLQGIKKGIIELADSILVNKADGDNKMKAMMARADYDQILHYLRPATEGWKTRAYTCSSITGEGIPEMWSVIKDFRENVTASGIFSKRRKEQTIEWVRAMTAEYLQNRISQNAELTKCREDIERKVIAGAITPTVAAKAVIGSMERLLFTATDET
- the scpA gene encoding methylmalonyl-CoA mutase, with amino-acid sequence MSSSNPDFTKIPLNMEPKRAVSYEEWKKKIEKETGKPFESLMHRTMEQIEVAPLYTKADYEGMSHLNYAAGLPPFLRGPYPTMYVTRPWTVRQYAGFSTAEESNAFYRRNLAAGQKGLSIAFDLATHRGYDSDHPRVVGDVGKAGVAVDSILDMEILFSGIPLGQMSVSMTMNGAVLPVLAFYIVAAEEQGVDKSVLSGTIQNDILKEFMVRNTYIYPPAPSMRIIGDIFAYTSHNMPKFNSISISGYHMQEAGATADIELGYTLADGLEYIRTGQAAGLGVDDFAPRLSFFWAIGKNYFMEVAKMRAGRMLWAKIVKQFGPKKAKSMALRTHSQTSGWSLTAQDPFNNVARTCVEAMAAALGHTQSLHTNALDEAIALPTDFSARIARNTQLYIQDETSVCKVIDPWGGSYYVEALTDELIRRAWAHIQEVESLGGMSKAIETGLPKMRIEEAAARRQARIDSGSEKIIGVNALQLEQEDPIDILEVDNSAVRDAQIARLAKLRANRNQEDVKKWLTAITNSVETGEGNLLELAVEAARARASLGEISDAVEKAAGRHKAVIRSISGIYSSEFAEEEIIEEVRKMTDEFEEREGRRPRIMVAKMGQDGHDRGAKVVATAYADMGFDVDIGPLFQTPEETAQDAIDNDVHIVGMSSLAAGHKTLLPQLVEELEKRGRGDIMVVAGGVIPAQDYQFLRDHGAAAIFGPGTVIPAAAKEMLVILNKRLAAAHV
- a CDS encoding methylmalonyl-CoA mutase family protein; protein product: MNETEVKMSEFPPVSFEEFAVPTREQWYDEAVAALKGAPFDKRMFTPTYEGITLEPVYTLADNEELLNIGGMPGEPPFLRGTKSSGYIAEPWKIAQSSSDVLPEEANEAVKNELRKGATILNFELDDCTKLGRDPDPALFKDDYRGLSLTTLRDADEMLKDLDFTKVPLHIYAGASAVPVLALVAAQARAAGVKESLKEAKGCVGADPLGELAERGNLPLPIDEFYDEMALAIKWAEENAPKLKTILVRGDVYHNGGASATQETAYAMSAAIAYIRAMRHRGLEPETVMPHIKFSFSIGTNFFMEIARIRAARTVWAQIAEAFGVDADGRGKIDIFARTSHFTSTVYDPYVNILRATTQAFSGAVGGVDSMQVSCFDDAIRPSGEIAKRIARNIQIMLQTEFDMLQPVDPAGGSWYVERLTTQCAAAVWALLQDVDGEGGMYSALKKGAVQGEIEKVFKNRLKNLAFRRDRAVGTNMYPNTLEKPLKNMFPGGEKLYRARKASVDKFLELTDRQHAAECLDKIMENVHEGDAKFVDAVIEAFLAGATVGEVRNALNDGFEGEESVKAVGTHRWTEQIEALRKTTEEFAERTGKNIRVFLANMGPIPQHKARADFSAGFMEVAHFEVLRNNGFPTPEEAVRAAVESGAEVAVICSADDTYPELVPPVARGIKAAAPEMRVLLAGAPAAEYKDTYVEAGVDDFIHVKANCYEILKTIQEKAINASGCRTAEKNPRKGEGL